A single Lactuca sativa cultivar Salinas chromosome 8, Lsat_Salinas_v11, whole genome shotgun sequence DNA region contains:
- the LOC111911194 gene encoding uncharacterized protein LOC111911194: MPKHAKILKELLTNRKKLEEVSKVVINENCSGAMLNKLPKKLGDPGMLTLPCQFRNLATSYALIDLGASVNLMPYLFFKKLNLPEPRPIRMAIHLPNKMVTFPRGICEDLLVKVDKFVFHADFIVLDMEEDHQVSIILGRPFLNTASAILDIRESKLTLRVGDESVTFGVDKAMKHSKYSDDTTFLVDVLGEVMEEWKEDKSSEFTYNLEDEFDVERDLKETERILEETEYEEIIKSSKKSTRRVEDVKSASPLENSRSYVKTGHNSTSLLSGLDMFSVQNSDLELKTLPTHLEYAFLEEGNQKPVIISYNLTKSEKEELVKVLKKGKMPSHGKLPILNE, translated from the coding sequence ATGCCTAAGCACGCAAAAATCTTGAAGGAACTACTCACAAATAGGAAGAAGCTAGAAGAGGTTTCCAAGGTGGTGATTAATGAAAATTGTTCAGGCGCAATGTTGAACAAATTGCCAAAGAAATTGGGTGACCCAGGGATGTTAACTTTGCCATGCCAATTCAGGAACTTAGCTACTAGTTATGCATTGATTGATTTGGGGGCGAGTGTTAACCTTATGCCGTACTTATTCTTCAAGAAGCTGAATCTTCCAGAGCCGAGACCAATTCGTATGGCAATTCATCTACCAAACAAAATGGTAACATTTCCAAGGGGGATATGTGAGGATCTATTAGTTAAAGTTGATAAATTTGTATTCCATGCGGACTTCATAGTGCTAGACATGGAAGAGGATCACCAAGTGTCAATCATTCTTGGAAGACCTTTCCTAAACACCGCAAGCGCCATACTGGACATAAGAGAATCAAAACTTACCCTTCGAGTGGGAGACGAGTCAGTAACTTTTGGAGTTGATAAGGCCATGAAGCATTCTAAGTATAGTGATGACACGACGTTTTTGGTAGACGTATTGGGAGAGGTAATGGAAGAATGGAAAGAAGACAAGTCAAGCGAATTTACTTATAACCTTGAAGATGAATTTGATGTTGAAAGAGACCTGAAGGAGACTGAAAGAATTCTTGAAGAAACTGAATACGAAGAAATCATAAAAAGTTCCAAaaaatcaactcgacgagttgaagacgTAAAGTCGGCGAGTCCGCTTGAAAATTCACGATCATATGTAAAAACTGggcacaactcgacgagtctgttatcTGGACTCGACATGTTCAGTGTTCAGAACTCAGATTTAGAGCTGAAAACTTTGCCAACACATCTAGAATATGCATTTTTGGAAGAGGGTAACCAAAAACCTGTAATTATATCTTATAACCTCACCAAATCTGAAAAAGAGGAGTTAGTCAAAGTTTTGAAAAAAGGAAAAATGCCATCGCATGGAAAATTACCGATATTAAATGAATAA
- the LOC111911261 gene encoding lipid phosphate phosphatase 2: protein MPWNLPFLRNMFQRQEGRVREVDLGAFYIKSHGTKLARSHMHDWLILVLLAVIEIVLNIIHPFYRFVGKDMMTDLKYPMKENTVPVWAVPIYSVLLPILVFTFFYFRRRDVHDLHHAILGLLFAVLITGVITDAIKDAVGRPRPDFFWRCFPDGVDNYDTWGDVICHGKDKDIKEGHKSFPSGHASWSFAGLGFLALYMTAKIKVFDRSGHVAKLCILFLPLLMASLVAVSRVDDYWHHWQDVFAGGILGLFVATMCYLQFFPAPYHSEGWGPYAYFRALEETNSGTRGDAPVDGVGVGMQNVEIANLNQHSRRNSSNGFRQVSLSDSVQVDVEYGRV, encoded by the exons ATGCCTTGGAATCTACCCTTTTTGAGAAATATGTTTCAG AGGCAGGAAGGAAGAGTAAGGGAAGTTGACCTTGGTGCCTTCTACATTAAGTCTCATGGAACTAAATTGGCAAGAAGTCACATGCATGATTGGCTTATACTCGTTCTACTCGCTGTCATAGAAATTGTCCTAAATATCATACACCCGTTTTATCGTTTTGTTGGCAAAGATATGATGACAGATCTTAAATATCCAATGAAAGAAAACACCGTTCCCGTTTGGGCCGTTCCC ATTTACTCGGTATTGCTGCCTATCCTTGTTTTTACCTTCTTTTATTTTAGAAGAAGAGATGTACATGATCTTCATCATGCAATTCTAG GACTTTTATTCGCGGTGCTTATAACGGGAGTTATCACAGATGCTATTAAAGATGCTGTTGGAAGGCCACGTCCTGATTTCTTTTGGCGATGCTTTCCAGATGGAGTCGAT AACTATGATACATGGGGTGATGTTATATGTCATGGTAAAGACAAGGATATAAAAGAAGGCCATAAGAGTTTCCCTAGTGGCCATGCTTCAT GGTCGTTTGCGGGGTTGGGGTTTTTAGCATTGTACATGACCGCAAAAATTAAAGTATTTGACCGTAGTGGTCACGTGGCAAAACTATGCATTCTTTTTCTTCCTCTTTTAATGGCATCTCTTGTAGCAGTTTCTCGGGTGGATGACTATTGGCACCATTGGCAAGATGTGTTTGCTGGTGGTATTTTag GTCTATTCGTTGCCACAATGTGCTATCTACAGTTTTTTCCTGCTCCATATCACTCCGAAG GGTGGGGCCCATATGCTTATTTCCGAGCTTTGGAAGAGACGAATTCGGGTACAAGGGGAGATGCTCCTGTGGATGGGGTTGGGGTTGGTATGCAAAATGTGGAGATTGCAAATTTGAACCAACATTCGAGGCGAAATAGTAGCAATGGGTTCAGACAGGTGTCGCTGTCTGATTCGGTGCAAGTTGATGTAGAATATGGAAGAGTGTGA